Sequence from the Mesorhizobium sp. PAMC28654 genome:
GGCGCTGCTCGGGCTGGTGGCGCTGGCCCAGACTTTCGAATGGGTTTTTCACCTGCTGAAATATGCCGGTGCGGCATATCTGGTTTTTCTCGGCGTCAGGATCTGGCGAGCCGCCGCCAGTCAATCGGCCGAATCGCGGACACCGCAGGCATTGTCGCGATCGTTTTTCCTCGGCGCCTCCATTGCGCTGGGCAACCCGAAGGCGATTCTGTTTCACGCCTCGATCATGCCGCTGATCCTGAACCTCAACACACTGACCTTCTCTGACGGCCTGCTGGTGGTCGCCGTGGTGATCAGCGTCAATATCCTGACCATGAGCCTTTACGCGGCACTTGCGGGTCGGGCTTCCAACTGGTTCAAGACGCCGAGGCGCATGCGGCTGATGAACAGGTTTGCCGGCAGTGCAATGATCGGCACCGGAGCGCTGATTGCCGCACGCTGAGCGGTGAAGCGCCACACGGCTTGCGTTTGTCGCACTTCCCCTCTATATGCGCGCTCATTCCACACACGGACTTTGGTGTCTGCCCGGGAGAAATCCGGCTGAGACCTCCGGTGGCGTTCGAGGACATCGTCCAAAAATGCCTGTGTCCGTGGAGGCTAACCGGAAAAGGAACTAAGAATGGCACTGCCTGATTTCAGCATGCGCCAGCTTTTGGAAGCTGGCATTCACTTCGGCCACCAGACCCATCGCTGGAACCCGAAGATGGCGCCTTACATCTATGGCGCTCGCAACAACATCCACATCATCGACCTCTCGCAGACGGTGCCTTTGCTGCACCAGGCGCTGAAGCAGGTTTCCGACACAGTTGCCAAGGGCGGCCGCGTGCTGTTCGTCGGCACCAAGCGCCAGGCTTCGGACATCGTTGCCGATGCCGCACAGCGTTCGGCCCAGTATTATGTCAACTCGCGTTGGCTCGGCGGCATGCTGACCAACTGGAAGACGATTTCGAACTCGATCCAGCGCCTGCGCAAGCTCGACGAGATGCTGGCCGGCGAGGCGCAAGGGTTGACCAAGAAGGAACGCCTGAACCTCGATCGCGAGCGCGAGAAGCTCGACAAGGCACTGGGCGGCATCAAGGACATGGGCTCGACGCCGGACCTGATGTTCGTGATCGACACCAACAAGGAAGCGATCGCGATCCTCGAGGCCAAGCGTCTCGGCATCCCGGTTGTCGCCATCATCGATTCGAATTGCGATCCGGACAAGATCGACTTCCCGATCCCGGGCAATGACGACGCGGCTCGCGCCATCCAGCTTTATTGCGACCTGATCGCCAAGGCTGCGATTGACGGCATCGCCCGTCAGCAGGGTGCGCTCGGTGTCGACATCGGCGCTTCGGTCGAAGCTCCGGTGGAACCGGCACTTGATCCGGCTCCGTCGACCGAGACCCCGCAGGCTTAAACGGCGAGGGCCGGTCCCGGCCTTCATCTTTCTAATATTTTGGCACGCTAAACGGACGCACCATCGACTACCGATGGTGCGTCGGTGCATTTAAAACAAAGAGGCGACAATGAGCATTTCGGCTGCACAGGTCAAAGAACTCCGCGACTTGACTGGCGCGGGCATGATGGATTGCAAGGCGGCATTGAACGAGACCAACGGCAATATGGAAGAAGCCGTTGACTGGCTGCGCAAAAAGGGCATCTCCAAGGCAGACAAGAAGGCTGGACGTACTGCGGCGGAAGGCTTGATCGGCGTGGATTCCGGTGTTCGCGAGGCTGCCGTCATCGAGGTCAATTCCGAGACCGACTTCGTTGCCCGCAACGCGGCGTTCCAGGAGATCGTCACCAACGTTGCCAAGGTTGCGCTCGCCTATGGCGGCAAGACCGAGGCGGTGGCTGCCGCCAAGTATCCGGGTTCGGACAAGTCGGTCGCCGACACAATCAAGGATGCCGTCGGCACCATCGGCGAGAACATGAGCTTCCGTCGTTCGGCCAAGCTTAGCGTTGAGCACGGCGCTGTTGCAAACTACGTTCACAACAAAGTTGCTGATGGCCTCGGCAAGCTCGGCGTGCTTGTGGCGATCGAAACCACTGGCAATGCGGAAGCCGCCAACGCCTTTGGTCGCCAGGTCGCCATGCATGTCGCCAACTCCAATCCGATGGCGCTGACCGCGGAGCAGATCGATCCTGCCGCTGTCGAGCGCGAGAGGGCGATCTTCGCCGACCAGGCGCGCCAGTCCGGCAAGCCGGAAGCGATCATCGAGAAGATGGTCGAAGGCCGTCTGCGCAAGTTCTATGAGGAAGTCGTGCTCTTGAAGCAGGCGTTCGTGCTCAATCCCGACATCACTGTCGAGCAGGCGCTGAAGGATGCCGAGAAGGAAATCGGCGCACCGGCCAAGATCACCGCCTATCTGCGTTTCGCGCTGGGCGAAGGCATCGAGAAGGAAGAGACCGATTTCGCGGCGGAAGTCGCGGCGGCGGTCAAGAAGTAAGATTGCCCGCGGGCGATCTATCCTTCTGACGAGATTTTTCAGCCGGGTGTCCGCAGGGACGCCCGGCGGATTTCGTTTACGGTGTCTATGAAGGCTCTGAGCTTGGGCGCCATCGCCGCCCGCCGCGGGAAGTACAGAAACAGTCCCGGCTCCTCGATCGCCGTCCGCGGCAGGATCTGAACGAGGCGACCGGCGGCGATATCCGCGCGCACCAGCGGCTCGAACACATAGGCGAGCCCGACCCCAGCGAGTGCAAGGTCGATCGCCGCGAGCGAATCCGTCACGATAGCGGTGCCACGCGTCTCGACCACAACATCCTTACCGCTTTCGCTCAAGTCCCAACGATAGAGTGCACCAGAGCGAACGAGCCGGTAGCCGATGCAGTTGTGGTTCGCGAGATCGCCCACGTCGCGCGGACGGCCATGCAATCCAATATAAGCAGGGGAAGCAACGATCACGGCATGAAACGGCGGCGTGAGCCGGACCGTGATCATGTCCTGTGCGATCATCTCGCCCAATCGGATGCCAGCATCGAAGCCTTCCTCGACGATATCGACGAGACTTTGGTCGGTGAACAATTCTACCGTGACGTCCGGGTAGCGCTCGGCCATCGCCGCGACCACAGGCGTCAGCGCCAGAGGGACGGCGATGTTGGAAACATTGATCTTGAGCAGGCCAGAGGGCCGTCCCTTGATCCCGCGGATCCGATCCATCCGTTCGGCGATATCCCGAAGGGCAGGGGCGGCCGTCTCCACCAGGGCCTTGCCAGCTTCAGTCAGAGAAACGCTGCGCGTCGTGCGCGCGAACAATGGCTGACCGATGCGCTCTTCCACGAGCCGCACCGCGTGGCTGACCGCGGAAGGGCTCATGCCGAGTTCGGCCGCCGCAAGCGCGAAGCCGCCGCGCCGCGCGACGGTAACGATTACCGGCAGATGCATGAGCAGGTCTCGGTCCATTCATGAACGATATCGCATGGTCTTTACGAACAATGCAATCTTATCGATGCCAAGGCGCAGGTCCATATTCTCGTCAACACATCGGCGGCGGGCTGATGCACGAAGGAGGAAAGACATGAACGCGTTGAAGCACGTCACTTTCGCGGCAGGCATAGTGCTGGCGCCGCTCGATGCCGGTGGGGCGGAGCCGTTCGGCTGGCAGGCGCTCGCCGACGAGCGGGCCGTCATCCGCATCGCCGATGCCATCGACCGCGCCGTCGATGCGCAGGATTGGAGTGTCGCCCGCAGCTATTTCGCGGATCGGGTTACCGCTGATTTCAGCAGCCTATCCGGGCAGCCTGCGGCCAACATCGCCTCCGACGATCTGATCGGCGCCTGGGCTGGCAACCTCAAAGGCAGCAAGACAAGCTTGCATCTGCGCACCAATCATCAGGTCCTCCTCGAGGCCGACACGGCGACCGTCCTTTCCAACGGCTATGCGTGGAACCGGATGGAAGGCAATGGCGATCCGCTTTGGGAAGTCTGGGGCACCTATGAGCATCACCTGACCCGTTCTGTCGCCGGCTGGAAGGTCGATGGCTTCACGTTCCGCATGACGCATGAGCGCGGTAACCTCTGGGTCAAGGCCACCCCCGGCCAGTGACGCCACGTCAATCGGTTCAGGACAGGAAAACACCATGACGATGACTTATTACACGCTCGGCAACAGCGGGCTGCGCGTCAGCCGATTGGCGCTCGGCACGATGACCTTCGGCACCGAATGGGGCTGGGGCGCCGACAGGGACACCGCCCGCGCAATGTTCGATGCGTATGTCGAGGCTGGCGGCAATTTCTTTGATACCGCCGACCTCTATACGGCCGGCACCAGTGAGACGTGGCTCGGCGAATTCGTTGCCGAGCGCGGGTTGCGCGACAAGGCGGTGATCACCACCAAATTCACCATGAACTCGCACCCCGGCAATCCGAACGCCGGCGGCAACGGCCGCAAGAACATAATGCGCGCCGTGGACGCGTCGCTGAAGCGGCTGGGGACGGACTACATCGATCTCTATCTGCTGCATGTGTGGGACAGGCTGACCCCTGCCGAGGAGGTCCTGCGCGCGCTGGACGACCTGGTTCGTGTGGGAAAGGTGCGCCATATCGGTCTGTCCAATGTGCCGGCCTGGTATGCCGGACGGGCGCAGGCCATCGCCGAATTGCGCGGCTACGAGCCGATCTCGGCGCTGCAGCTCGAATATTCGCTCGCGGAGCGGGCCATCGAGCACGAATTCGTGCCCTTCGGCGCTCGCCACGGCGCCGGCATCATGGTCTGGAGTCCGCTGGCCAGCGGGCTACTCAGCGGCAAATACCTGCCGGCACAGGCTGGAAACGCCGGCCGGCTCGATGGTTTCCGCGACACGACTCATCCGGGCTTCCAGAAGTTCAGCGAACGCAACTGGGCGATCGTGGCCGAGCTCGAAAAAGTGGCCGCTGAACTCGGCCACGGCATGGCTCAAGTCGCGCTCAATTGGGTGGCGACGCAGCCCGGCGTCGCCACCGTCATCCTTGGCGCGACAAAGCTCTTCCAGGTGCAGAGCAATCTCGCTTCGCTCGATTTCTCTATTCCCACTGATCTTCGACGTCGGCTGGATTCGGTGAGTAGCGCGCCGGCGCCTTTCCCGCATTCCTATTTCGGGTCCGAGATACAGGTCAGGGTGACCGGCGGTGTCGTGACCGGGGACAAGCCGTCTGGCTATGCATCCCCGGTTGTGGTCGAAGGCGAGGCCGTCAGCATCAGCAGCAATTGACCAAAGAAGCCTGGAATTTTGCAGAAGGGCGCGGCGTGACATCGCTGCGCCCTTCGTGTATCGGGTCAACCCGTCATGACAGCACCGCCAGGCAAAGCGGAGCAGTTTTCGCCTCCAGATTTGCCGCCGAGATTGCGAGGAACCAGATGACGGTGAAGCCCCTCTTCCGACGTGTCTTGTTGAAAGCGTCGGGCGAAGCATTGATGGGCGAACAGCATTTCGGGATCGACGTGTCGGTCGTCGATCGCATCGCATCCGACATCGCCGAGGCCCGCGCGCTGGGTATCGAGGTCGGTGTCGTCATCGGCGGCGGCAACATCTTTCGCGGCGTGGCGGTTGCCTCCAAGGGTGGTGACCGGGTGACCGGCGATCACATGGGCATGCTGGCCACCGTCATCAACTCGCTGGCATTGCGCACCTCGCTGAACAAGATCGGCGTCGAAGCCGTGGTGCTCTCGGCGATCGCAATGCCTGAGCTTTGCGAGAGCTTTTCGCAGCGGCAGGCTACCGCCTACATGAACCAGGGCAAGGTCGTCATCTTTGCCGGAGGCACCGGCAATCCGTTCTTCACCACTGATTCGGCGGCAGCACTTCGCGCGGCGGAAATCGGCGCCGACGCACTGTTCAAGGGCACCCAGGTCGATGGTGTCTATTCGGCCGACCCCAAGAAAGATCCCAGCGCGACGCGTTTCGAGCGCATCAGCCATGCCGAAGTCATAAAACGCGGGCTTGCCATCATGGATACAGCAGCGATTGCACTTGCGCGCGAAAACAACATTCCGATAATCGTCTATTCGATCCACGAGAAAGGTGGGTTTGGCGATATTCTGAGGGGTGGCGGCCGCTGTACGGTCGTCGCGGACACTTGATCCGGAGCATGGTTGCGAAAACGTGGGATCAATTTTCGCAATCTGGCTCGAACGCGGGGTTCTCCCCTGAAGCAGTGAACCCGGGGCAGCCGGGTCGAGGAGACAATTATGAGTGGTGAGTACGAAGACCTCAAGCGGCGCATGGATGGGGCGATCGCCGCGTTCAAGCACGACCTGGCTTCGCTTAGGACCGGTCGTGCGTCGAGCAATCTGCTCGATGCGATCCAGGTGCAGGCCTATGGCACCTCCATGCCGATCAACCAGGTGGCCAACGTCTCGGTGCCGGAGCCGCGCATGATTTCGGTGTCGGTATGGGACAAGTCGATGGTCAGCGCCGTGGATCGCGCCATTCGAGAGTCCAATCTCGGCTTCAACCCGATCGTGGACGGCACCAACCTCAGGATTCCACTGCCTGAGCTCAACGAGCAGCGCCGCAAGGAACTGGTCAAGATCTCGCATGGCTATGCCGAGAATGCCCGGGTCGCCGTGCGCCACGTGCGCCGCGACGGCATGGACTTCCTGAAGAAGGCTGAGAAAGACGGCGATATCAGCGAGGACGATCAGCGCAAGCGGTCCGACCAGGTCCAGAAACTTACCGACGAGACGATCAGCAACATCGACCATCTGCTTTCCGATAAGGAAGCTGAAATCATGCAGGTTTAGGGTCCGGCCATCGGCTGACCCGAAAGCGAAAACATGGCAACGCCCGCGCATGTCGCGATCATCATGGACGGAAATGGACGCTGGGCCAAGGCGCGCGGCCTGCCGCGGCTTGCCGGCCATCGCGCCGGTGTCGAGGCGTTGCGCAAGGCGGTGCGGGCGGCGCCTGGCCTCGGCGTGTCCTTCCTGACAGTCTACGCCTTTTCATCCGAGAATTGGTCGCGGCCAAAGTCCGAAGTCAGCGACCTGATGGGCCTGCTGAAGCTCTTCATCCGCCGTGATCTCGCTGAACTGCACCAGAGCGGCGTGCGGGTGCGAATCATCGGCGACAGGACAGGGCTGCAGGCCGACATCAGAGGCCTTCTCGACGAGGCCGAATCGCTGACGATCCACAACACCTCGCTGACGCTGGTCATTGCCTTCAACTATGGTGGGCGTGATGAGATCGTGCGTACAGCGCGCAAGCTCGCGCAGGCCGTGGCCCGCGGCGAGATCGACAGCGAGGCAATCACCGCCGAGAGCTTTGCCGGCTGTCTCGACACGCAGGGTATTCCCGATCCGGAACTGGTTATCCGCACCAGCGGCGAGCTCCGGCTATCGAACTTCCTCCTTTGGCAAGCTGCCTATAGCGAGCTCGTTTTCCTGCCCTGCTACTGGCCCGATTTCAGCCGTGAGCACTTTGCGGAGGCCTTGCGCGAATTTGCCGGCCGCGAACGCCGCTTCGGCGGACCAGGCCCGCAAGACGTCGCTTCGCGACCGGCCGCAGGATGAGCAATCTTCAGCTGCGCGTCCTTTCAGCGATCGTGCTTGCCATCCTCGCCCTTGGCCTGACCTGGTTTGGCGGCCTGCCGTTTCGCCTGCTTTCAGCGGCGATGTCGGCCGTGATCTTCCACGAATGGACGCGTATGTCGCGCCCGGAGGGGGCGGCCGGGCTGGGGTTCCTGCCGGAAGCGCTGCTCCTGATTTTCATCTGCGCCCTGATCGCCGGCCTGCAAGCATCCCTGATGCTGTCACTCGTCGCGGTTCTGTTCGCCATTACGGCCGTTGCCGCGCGGTTGCGCAATGTGGGGCAGTGGGATGCGTCCGGCCTTGCCTACGCAGCCATTTCAGGCCTTTCCCTGTCGCTGATGCGCGACAACGACCATTCGGGCCTCGTCGCGATTCTGTTCCTGTTCGCGGTCGTCTGGGCAACCGATATTTTTGCTTACTTCGTTGGCCGCGCGGTCGGTGGTCCGAAACTGGCGCCATCGATTTCGCCCGGCAAGACGCGCAGCGGAGCGCTCGGCGGTGCCTTCGGTGGCGTTGTCGCGGGGCTCGCCCTGGCTGCCGCTGCCGGTGCCGGCAACCTCGCACTGCTCGGCCTTGTGGCGCTCGTGCTTTCCATCGTGGCGCAGGCTGGAGATCTGTTCGAATCATGGGTCAAGCGCAGGCACGGCCGCAAGGATTCGGGTACCCTCATACCGGGCCACGGCGGCGTCATGGACCGGGTCGACGGGCTTGTCGCGGCGGCCTTCGCCCTATACCTCATTGGCTGGATTTCGGCGACCGCCGAGCATCCGGCACACGGGCTGTTTCCGGCTTGAGTGGCACCGTTCCACGACTGGCCGCACAAGCGCCATGGATTCGCCTCGATTGATGTGACAGTCGCGGCGTGGCCTGCGCCGCGGAAGAATTTGAGGGCAAGACTTGAACGAGATTCTTCACGCGGTTTTCAGCACGGAGGGCTTTATTCTCGGCACTCTGGTGCCCTTCCTGTTCGTTTTGACAGTGGTGGTGTTCGTCCACGAGATGGGCCACTACCTGGTTGGCCGCTGGTGCGGCATTGGCGTAAGGGCCTTCTCGATAGGCTTCGGCCCGGAGATATTCGGTTTCAACGACCGCCATGGCACGCGCTGGAAACTCTGCGCCATACCGCTCGGCGGATACGTAAAATTCGTTGGCGACATGAATGCCACGTCGAGCCAGCCAAGTTCCGAGGACATCGAAACGCTGACCGACGAAGAGCGCAAGGTGGCGTTCCACACGCAGCCGATCTGGAAGCGCGCCGCGACAGTGGTCGCCGGGCCGCTGTTCAATTTCCTGCTGACGATCGTGGTCTTTGCCGTGCTGTTTGCCGCTTACGGCCGCTATGTCTCGGAGCCGATGGTGGCCGAGGTCACGGCTGAAAGCCCGGCGGCCAAGGCCGGAATTCTTCCTGGCGACCGATTCGTCAGCGTCGATGGAAGCAAGGTCGAGACTTTCGCTGACGTCCAGCGAATGGTTTCAGGGCGCGCCGGCGATATCATCACCTTCGTCATGCTGCGCGACGGCAAGGAAGTCACCGCGACGGCGACGCCGCAGTTGATGGAGCAGGACGACGCGCTGGGCAACAAGGTCAAGGTGGCGGTGATCGGCGTCGTCAATAACAAGGAACTCGGACAGCCCCGGCTGATCACCTACAGTCCCGCCGGCGCATTGACGGCGGCGGTCGAGGAAACCGGCCACATCATCCAGCGCACGGGCCAGTTCCTGCAGCGGTTTGTCGTCGGGCGGGAAGACAAATGCCAGCTTGGCGGCCCGGTGAAGATCGCGGACATGGCAGGCAAGGCGGCAAAGCTGGGCTTCGAATGGCTCGTGCAGCTGGTCGCGCTGCTCTCTGTCGGGATAGGTATTTTAAACCTTTTGCCGATTCCCCCCCTCGACGGCGGGCATCTCTTGTTCTACGGCGTGGAGGCGGTCATACGGCGGCCAGTGTCGGAGCGGATGATGGAAATGGCCTATAGGGCCGGCATGATTCTCGTGCTGTGTTTTATGGGTTTCGTTTTCTGGAACGATCTGTTTGGATGCTGAAATCATGAAGAAATTTGGCTTTGACACAGCCTATGTTGAGACGGCGTTTACCATGCGTGGGGATATGCGTGACGCGAAAGCCACGCATCAGGGTTAAGTAAATACAAATTAACCAGAAGCCTTGCGTGTAGGGAAAATCCGGTTAATACGGTAGGGGAAATGACCGCACGTCCGGTTTTCTCGCCGTGGGGACTTCGAGAAAAAGGTTATAAAGCCCGATGAAGGCAGCATCCAAGTTTCTGAGCGCCGCGTCCGCGGTTGCCATGTCCGCGGCTCTGGTCGTGCCTGGCGCGCTCACTGTTCAGTTTGTAGCCACATCTGCCGCCGAGGCGGCCGTTGTCAGCAGGGTTGAGGTCAGCGGCAATCAGCGCATCGACGCCGATACCATCCGCAATTACATCACGATCAAGCCGGGCAAGGCGTTCTCCAGCGCCGATATCGACGCCGCCGTGAAGGTTCTCTTTGGTACGGGACTGTTCTCGGACGTACAGATCAACCAGGTCGGTTCGACCCTGATCGTCAAGGTTGCCGAATATCAGGTCGTCAACCAGGTCCTGTTCCAGGGCAACAAGAAGCTCAAGGACAACGCGCTTCAAGCCGCCGTGCAGCTGAAGTCGCGAGGCACGTTCTCCCAGGCAGCCCTTGATTCCGACGTCGAGGCGGTCAAGGCGGCGTACCAGCGCATTGGTCGCGACGACGCCGCCGTGACGACGCAGATCATGCAGCTCGGCGACAATCGAGTGAATGTCGTCTTCAACATCAACGAAGGCGGCCGCACCCAGATCACGGCGATCAATTTCGTCGGCAACAGCGCCTATTCGAGCCGTCGTCTGTCGGACGTGATCAACACCAAGCGTTCGTCCTGGCTGTCGTTCGTGCTGCGTGACGACGTCTACGATGAGGACAAGCTGCGCGCCGACCAGGAGCTGCTGCGCCGCTTCTACTACAATCATGGCTATGCCGATTTCCAGGTGGTGTCCGCGGTCGGCGAGCTTGACAGCTCGACGAACAAGTACACCGTCACCATCACCGTGCAGGAAGGCGATCGCTACAACTTCGGCGATATCAGCGTCGAAAGCACGATTCCCGAGGTTGACGGCAAGGCGCTGCAGTCGGTGGTCGACACGCAGAAGGGCGATACCTACAACGCCAAGAAGGTCGAGGACTCGATCATCGCGCTGACCGAAAAGGTCGCGGGTTCGGGCTATGCTTTTGCCCAGGTGACGCCGCGCGGCGACCGCAACTTTGAGAATCACACCATTTCGGTCGTCTATACGATCGATCAGGGCACCAAAGCCTATGTCGAGCGTATCGAAATCCGGGGCAACGATCGTACGCGCGACTATGTCATTCGCCGCGAGTTCGACGTCAGCGAGGGTGATGCCTTCAATCAGGTTCTCATCCAGCGCGCGAAGAAGCGCCTTGAAGCCCTTAACTACTTTGAAAAAGTAGATATTTCGACGGTCCCGGGCTCTCAGCCGGACCAGGTCGTGCTCGTGGTCGACGTCGTCGAGAAGTCGACCGGCGAGTTTTCGGTGGGTGCGGGCTATTCGACCGGTGGCGACACTCCTGGTCCGACCGTCGAAGGTTCGGTTACCGAGCGCAATTTCCTTGGCCGTGGCCAGTTCATCAAGCTCTCGGCGGGCGGCGGCAAGAACTCGCGCGACTATGGCCTGTCGTTCACCGAACCCTATTTCCTTGGTCGGCGCATTGCCGCAGGGTTTGATATCTACAACCAGACCCGAGGTTATACCAACTACAACGCCGTGACGACGGGCGCGACCGTGCGCCTCGGACTGCCGATCACCAACAGCATTTCAACGCAGTTGGCGTATAATATCTCGCAGGAAAAATACAGTTATGCCGACGGCTGCCTGAACAGTAGCGGCCAATATATTCCTTACGACCCCAGCAATCCTCTTGCCAGCAGTTGCAACATTTCGGGGGCGATCCAGCAGGGTATCGCAGAAAGCCCGTGGCTGAAGTCATCGGTCAGCCTTGGGTTGCTGTACAACACCATCGACGACATGAAGAACCCGCATGAAGGACTTTACGCCAATACGAGCGTCGAGGTGGCCGGTCTGGGCGGTGATGCGAAGTTCGTCAAGCTCACGACACGCGGTAGCGTCTACCAGACCCTTTCGGAACAACTTGACGTGGTCGGTTTGATTTCTGGCGGCGCCGGCTATGTCGAAGGTTATGGTAGCAACGGGCTGCGCATTTTCGATCAATTCCAGAGCACGGATCGCATGATACGTGGCTTCGCTTATGGTGGCATCGGCCCTGTTGCTTCGGGTACCAGCGGCGATCATGTCGGCGGCACCACCTATTTCAACGCGTCGGCGGAAGCCCAATTCCCGATACCTGGTATCCCGGAAAGCTTCGGCTTGCGTGGCGCGGTCTTCGCCGACGCGGCGACGCTGTATGGCAGCAAGATTGACTCGTCTCTGGTCGATCCTTCGTCAACCGGAATGCAGTTGCGTGCGTCTGTCGGCTTTGGTGTGATGTGGGCATCGCCCTTTGGCCCAATCCGTATTGACTATGCGATCCCGGTCAAGAAGCAGGCGACCGACGACGTGCAGGAATTCAACTTCGGCATAGCGACCCGTTTCTGATCCGCGGGCAAGAATGCTTCCGGGCCATTTTGGTCCGGAAGAAAGTGTCCCGACCTAGCTGGATAATGCTTCTGGAATGACCGATCCGGTGTTCTTCGCGCCCTCACGCCGGTATACGGCGGGCGAAGTCGCGAATCTGACCGGCTCAGTGCTTGTCGATTCCGACCACTCTCAAGTATTGATCGAGGCTCTGGCGCCCGCAAGCGAAGGCGGTGAGAACGCGCTTGTCTTCGTTGACGGCCGGCGCAACTCCGCGCTGATGCCGTCCCTGCGTGCGGCAGCCGTTCTGTGCCCTGCCGAATTCGCCGGCAAGGCGCCCGCGGGCATAGCGGTTCTCATCCATCCGCGCCCGCAGCAGGCTTTTGCGTTTGTTGGACGCCTGCTTTTTCCGACAGCCGCGACACCGGGGCCGATCACCAGCGAAACCGGCGTTTCGCCACATGCGCATGTCGATCCGACCGCCCATGTCGAGGCTGGCGTGATCATCGAAGCCGGTGCGGTCGTTGGACCTCGCGCGTCCATCGGCAGCGGAACCGTGATCGCCCCCAACGCTGTCATTGGCCCGTCCTGCCAGATCGGCCGCGACGGCTATATCGGCCCAGGTGCCAGCATCCAGTACGCCCTGATCGGCAATCGCGTGATCATCCATGGCGGGGC
This genomic interval carries:
- a CDS encoding LysR substrate-binding domain-containing protein, with protein sequence MDRDLLMHLPVIVTVARRGGFALAAAELGMSPSAVSHAVRLVEERIGQPLFARTTRSVSLTEAGKALVETAAPALRDIAERMDRIRGIKGRPSGLLKINVSNIAVPLALTPVVAAMAERYPDVTVELFTDQSLVDIVEEGFDAGIRLGEMIAQDMITVRLTPPFHAVIVASPAYIGLHGRPRDVGDLANHNCIGYRLVRSGALYRWDLSESGKDVVVETRGTAIVTDSLAAIDLALAGVGLAYVFEPLVRADIAAGRLVQILPRTAIEEPGLFLYFPRRAAMAPKLRAFIDTVNEIRRASLRTPG
- a CDS encoding LysE family translocator, which codes for MTLAAFLAYCAAITLAAATPGPAMFAVITNGVSRGFVRAFMAGIGVAAGDAVLVTLALLGLVALAQTFEWVFHLLKYAGAAYLVFLGVRIWRAAASQSAESRTPQALSRSFFLGASIALGNPKAILFHASIMPLILNLNTLTFSDGLLVVAVVISVNILTMSLYAALAGRASNWFKTPRRMRLMNRFAGSAMIGTGALIAAR
- the pyrH gene encoding UMP kinase, with product MTVKPLFRRVLLKASGEALMGEQHFGIDVSVVDRIASDIAEARALGIEVGVVIGGGNIFRGVAVASKGGDRVTGDHMGMLATVINSLALRTSLNKIGVEAVVLSAIAMPELCESFSQRQATAYMNQGKVVIFAGGTGNPFFTTDSAAALRAAEIGADALFKGTQVDGVYSADPKKDPSATRFERISHAEVIKRGLAIMDTAAIALARENNIPIIVYSIHEKGGFGDILRGGGRCTVVADT
- the frr gene encoding ribosome recycling factor, whose translation is MSGEYEDLKRRMDGAIAAFKHDLASLRTGRASSNLLDAIQVQAYGTSMPINQVANVSVPEPRMISVSVWDKSMVSAVDRAIRESNLGFNPIVDGTNLRIPLPELNEQRRKELVKISHGYAENARVAVRHVRRDGMDFLKKAEKDGDISEDDQRKRSDQVQKLTDETISNIDHLLSDKEAEIMQV
- a CDS encoding phosphatidate cytidylyltransferase, translated to MSNLQLRVLSAIVLAILALGLTWFGGLPFRLLSAAMSAVIFHEWTRMSRPEGAAGLGFLPEALLLIFICALIAGLQASLMLSLVAVLFAITAVAARLRNVGQWDASGLAYAAISGLSLSLMRDNDHSGLVAILFLFAVVWATDIFAYFVGRAVGGPKLAPSISPGKTRSGALGGAFGGVVAGLALAAAAGAGNLALLGLVALVLSIVAQAGDLFESWVKRRHGRKDSGTLIPGHGGVMDRVDGLVAAAFALYLIGWISATAEHPAHGLFPA
- the rpsB gene encoding 30S ribosomal protein S2 is translated as MALPDFSMRQLLEAGIHFGHQTHRWNPKMAPYIYGARNNIHIIDLSQTVPLLHQALKQVSDTVAKGGRVLFVGTKRQASDIVADAAQRSAQYYVNSRWLGGMLTNWKTISNSIQRLRKLDEMLAGEAQGLTKKERLNLDREREKLDKALGGIKDMGSTPDLMFVIDTNKEAIAILEAKRLGIPVVAIIDSNCDPDKIDFPIPGNDDAARAIQLYCDLIAKAAIDGIARQQGALGVDIGASVEAPVEPALDPAPSTETPQA
- a CDS encoding isoprenyl transferase; translation: MATPAHVAIIMDGNGRWAKARGLPRLAGHRAGVEALRKAVRAAPGLGVSFLTVYAFSSENWSRPKSEVSDLMGLLKLFIRRDLAELHQSGVRVRIIGDRTGLQADIRGLLDEAESLTIHNTSLTLVIAFNYGGRDEIVRTARKLAQAVARGEIDSEAITAESFAGCLDTQGIPDPELVIRTSGELRLSNFLLWQAAYSELVFLPCYWPDFSREHFAEALREFAGRERRFGGPGPQDVASRPAAG
- a CDS encoding aldo/keto reductase, which encodes MTMTYYTLGNSGLRVSRLALGTMTFGTEWGWGADRDTARAMFDAYVEAGGNFFDTADLYTAGTSETWLGEFVAERGLRDKAVITTKFTMNSHPGNPNAGGNGRKNIMRAVDASLKRLGTDYIDLYLLHVWDRLTPAEEVLRALDDLVRVGKVRHIGLSNVPAWYAGRAQAIAELRGYEPISALQLEYSLAERAIEHEFVPFGARHGAGIMVWSPLASGLLSGKYLPAQAGNAGRLDGFRDTTHPGFQKFSERNWAIVAELEKVAAELGHGMAQVALNWVATQPGVATVILGATKLFQVQSNLASLDFSIPTDLRRRLDSVSSAPAPFPHSYFGSEIQVRVTGGVVTGDKPSGYASPVVVEGEAVSISSN
- the tsf gene encoding translation elongation factor Ts, translating into MSISAAQVKELRDLTGAGMMDCKAALNETNGNMEEAVDWLRKKGISKADKKAGRTAAEGLIGVDSGVREAAVIEVNSETDFVARNAAFQEIVTNVAKVALAYGGKTEAVAAAKYPGSDKSVADTIKDAVGTIGENMSFRRSAKLSVEHGAVANYVHNKVADGLGKLGVLVAIETTGNAEAANAFGRQVAMHVANSNPMALTAEQIDPAAVERERAIFADQARQSGKPEAIIEKMVEGRLRKFYEEVVLLKQAFVLNPDITVEQALKDAEKEIGAPAKITAYLRFALGEGIEKEETDFAAEVAAAVKK
- a CDS encoding nuclear transport factor 2 family protein; translated protein: MNALKHVTFAAGIVLAPLDAGGAEPFGWQALADERAVIRIADAIDRAVDAQDWSVARSYFADRVTADFSSLSGQPAANIASDDLIGAWAGNLKGSKTSLHLRTNHQVLLEADTATVLSNGYAWNRMEGNGDPLWEVWGTYEHHLTRSVAGWKVDGFTFRMTHERGNLWVKATPGQ